From a single Maylandia zebra isolate NMK-2024a linkage group LG3, Mzebra_GT3a, whole genome shotgun sequence genomic region:
- the LOC101468006 gene encoding DENN domain-containing protein 4C isoform X2 translates to MIEDKGHRVTDYFVVAGLTDKSTPLEQDLSETKSTGPKAPITELAVINKSAGETVPEGFTCIESTHSGQPANLNHGSLKSPELFLCYKRGRGKPPLIDIGVLYEGKERLIQGCEVIQATPYGRCANVNNSSATSQRIFITFRRAPPVQPQNSLAVTDICVIVTSKGETPPHTFCKVDKNLNCGMWGSSVFLCYKKSVSASNSISYKAGLIFRYPEEDYESFPLSESVPLFCLPMGANIECWAPNTRDPLPVFSTFVLTISSGEKVYGSAIQFYEPYPADLLSEKQKIQLGLLTTVEKKMIPNRPVNTNKCICLLSRWPFFECFRKFLMFIYKFSVSGPHPLPIEKHISHFMHNVSFPSPQRPRILVQLSVNDTLILSQPVCTPLPLSGADYGTLLMNLGSENCATLLHFVLLESKILLHSLRPAVLTGVAEAVVAMIFPFQWQCPYIPLCPLSLAGVLNAPCPFIVGVDSRYFDLYDPPPDVVCVDLDTNTIYLSDEKKHSNWKNLPKKPCKSLINSLSNLHHQLATVSLRPVMPDGLAVDMTPMDADFTWHKKRTALEMEIQEAFLRFMASILKGYRCYLKPITQAPSEKTTAADSLYDQQGFLKSRDRAHQKFYSQLTKTQIFIRFIEECTFVSDKDTGLAFFDDCVEKVEGESSEDTRLLELDESQKSEHTVFVMPPEPPVDDGPDPAPQYTYKGFPKLQLNLFDRPRELRPALSTRAAGASLSSSPALLAKRTKQEVKLSYKMAKRFYSNPPLWARCLFSHCYSLWFICLPAAVRMAKSKTRAMQQAYNILLKMRTTEVEILDEVCYRVVMQLCGVWGLPVMAVRVLVEMKKAGVHPNAITYGYYNKAVLESPWPSRNQSGLIMWTKLRNVLRGVTQFKYGLNRTSSEKGSTLTTTGAPVAASAVTDADCLSHGSADSSSEVNGEENSVFAPSHDMEDVADNHCSAERQCDQGYGSKDELHQELAEPLHAALPPADERNDTKAQHNGGDIAGSVDSAVAVGEPHSPVDGLPHVHSIVRLSTGSFDGETGKGKLFRRHSKNDNVSLTDDDPSLPSPAVAHQSQHQRQKSFSERSCSFSAETRAGMLSEAGMDHMASRMGADARILAGVLSGGQSPPPNIVPKPLFKDLEEEPEENQGLRLKKLPEEEDPETAEERKTDDKELKGTEVNREKQVRKNTETNEDDSGVRGPILERADVEVGADPLSRLVSESEESASVNSQEPPRSVPAVVSRNLAEEIELYMSLKTPLGTKSSSMELQQPQVDSTDAPQPKQTLERRSSLPVPPVKTPTGSPSNTPKRSPSTVTRSKTFAVKTKTPASSTASPGQRSSSLTALVKSSQGGSLGSVFNTISGIKMDTFLTGPKIDVLKSSMKQAANVASKVWGAVASAYADSDDEDEAQAGGGGFPARLDENMLAAHDLDDSPERKGIPGLVANGLNQSCTSLGGSSSGSSDTGRGTTQTHLIPGRPGRGPDSEQSSSHHASSSSIFQNCALEVLMSSCSQCRSCEALVYDEEIMAGWTADDSNLNTNCPFCQTVFLPLLHIEFHDLRTMTGFYVNPSASGDSIHSTSTHPTASSAADIKTPDLITFAEDEPRETAENTPGAQKSLIPGPVQSDPLGLLEHQAACKQQKGTGTSLTRSNSVGGPLQSLDYSQRPGHGVSTTSLPCSLQEVQDGMGTKRPNPKPVSVPYLSPLVLRKELETLLENEGDQVIYTHKFLSQHPIIFWNLVWYFRRLDLPSHLPGLILTSEHCNNGVQLPLTSLPQDSKQVYVQLLWDNINLHQEPGEPLYLLWRTFLEKRGTLGPTDHQESRTLLNTIVRNIQTNDVYGPINLLIREIKRRPEGLKRQRSVYREILFLSLVALGRENIDVEAFDREYHSAYNQLSAEQRKSLHCIDRPPTPSVQWCLKCFGAPFV, encoded by the exons ATGATTGAGGACAAGGGTCACCGCGTGACCGACTACTTTGTGGTGGCCGGGCTGACCGACAAGTCCACGCCCCTGGAGCAGGACCTGTCGGAGACTAAATCCACCGGGCCCAAAGCGCCCATCACTGAGTTGGCCGTCATTAACAAGTCAGCAGGGGAAACAGTGCCTGAAGGCTTCACTTGTATCGAGAGCACCCACAGCGGCCAGCCAGCCAACCTTAATCATGGCAGTCTCAAGAGCCCCGAGCTCTTCCTCTGCTACAAGAGAGGACGGGGTAAACCTCCGCTGATTGACATCGG GGTGCTCTATGAAGGTAAGGAGCGTCTCATCCAGGGGTGTGAGGTCATCCAGGCAACACCATACGGACGCTGCGCGAATGTCAACAACAGCTCTGCAACCTCGCAGCGCATCTTCATCACCTTCCGCCGAGCACCACCCGTCCAGCCGCAGAATTCGCTGGCCGTGACGGACATTTGCGTCATCGTCACCAGCAAAGGCGAGACGCCGCCGCACACCTTCTGCAAAGTGGACAAGAACCTCAACTGCGGCATG TGGGGCTCCAGCGTGTTCCTGTGTTACAAGAAGTCTGTGTCCGCGTCAAATTCCATCAGTTACAAAGCCG GTCTAATCTTTCGTTACCCAGAAGAGGACTATGAGTCTTTCCCTCTGTCAGAGTCTGTAcctctgttctgtttgcccatgGGTGCCAACATCGAGTGCTGGGCACCGAACACTCGTGACCCTCTGCCTGTCTTTTCTACATTTGTCTTAACCATCTCCTCTGGTGAAAAG GTGTATGGCTCAGCCATCCAGTTTTACGAGCCATATCCAGCAGATCTGTTGAGCGAGAAGCAGAAGATCCAGCTGGGCCTTCTCACCACGGTGGAGAAGAAGATGATCCCCAACCGGCCTGTGAACACCAATAAATGCATCTGTCTGCTTTCCCGCTGGCCCTTCTTTGAGTGCTTCCGCAAGTTCCTGATGTTCATCTACAAGTTCTCCGTCTCAGGCCCGCACCCACTGCCTATTGAAAA GCACATCTCGCACTTCATGCACAATGTCTCATTTCCTTCCCCACAAAGACCCAGAATCTTGGTCCAG CTCTCTGTAAACGACACTTTGATCCTCTCCCAGCCTGTGTGTACACCCTTACCGCTCAG CGGGGCAGACTATGGCACTCTGCTGATGAATCTGGGCTCGGAGAACTGCGCCACACTGCTGCACTTTGTCCTGCTGGAGAGCAAGATCCTGCTGCACTCGCTCCGACCCGCCGTGCTCACCGGAGTGGCCGAGGCTGTGGTGGCT ATGATTTTCCCCTTCCAGTGGCAGTGTCCCTACATCCCCCTGTGCCCGCTGTCTCTCGCAGGCGTCCTCAACGCGCCGTGTCCATTTATAGTGGGCGTGGACTCCCGCTACTTTGACCTTTATGACCCCCCACCAGATGTTGTTTGTGTGGATCTGGACACGAACACTATCTACCT GTCAGATGAGAAGAAACACAGCAACTGGAAGAACCTCCCAAAGAAGCCTTGCAAGAGTCTCATTAACTCACTAAGCAACTTGCACCACCAGCTGGCCACTG TTTCGCTACGCCCAGTGATGCCGGATGGCTTGGCTGTCGACATGACTCCCATGGACGCGGACTTCACCTGGCACAAGAAAAGGACGGCCCTGGAGATGGAAATCCAAGAGGCCTTCCTTCGTTTCATGGCCTCCATCCTGAAGGGCTACCGCTGCTACCTCAAACCCATCACCCAGGCGCCCTCTGAAAAAACCACGGCTGCAGACTCCCTCTATGACCAACAAG GGTTCCTCAAAAGCAGAGACCGTGCCCACCAGAAGTTCTACTCCCAGCTCACCAAGACCCAGATATTCATCCGCTTCATCGAGGAGTGCACCTTCGTCAGCGACAAGGACACAGGCCTGGCCTTTTTTGACGATTGCGTCGAAAAG GTTGAAGGAGAGTCATCTGAGGACACAAGACTGCTGGAGCTGGATGAGTCTCAAAAGAGTGAGCACACAGTCTTTGTAATGCCTCCTGAGCCTCCAGTAGATGATGGACCAGATCCTGCTCCTCAGTACAC GTATAAAGGGTTCCCCAAACTGCAGTTAAATCTATTTGACCGTCCAAGAGAGTTACGTCCTGCACTCAGCACCAGAGCAGCAGGGGCCAGTCTGTCCAGCAGCCCTGCACTACTAGCAAAGAGGACAAAGCAA GAGGTCAAGCTCTCATACAAGATGGCAAAGCGTTTCTACTCCAACCCGCCTCTGTGGGCCCGCTGTCTGTTCAGTCACTGCTACAGTCTGTGGTTCATCTGCCTGCCAGCAGCTGTACGGATGGCCAAGTCAAAGACCCGGGCAATGCAGCAGGCGTACAACATCCTGTTGAAGATGAGAACCACTGAGGTGGAGATACTGGATGAG GTGTGTTACAGAGTGGTGATGCAGCTCTGCGGCGTGTGGGGTCTGCCTGTGATGGCTGTGCGAGTCCTGGTTGAGATGAAGAAAGCTGGAGTCCATCCCAACGCCATCACATATGGATACTACAATAAG GCTGTCTTAGAGAGCCCGTGGCCCAGCCGGAACCAGAGCGGCCTGATCATGTGGACCAAGTTGCGCAACGTCCTTCGTGGAGTCACGCAGTTTAAATACGGTTTAAACCGCACATCTTCTGAGAAGGGATCAACACTGACTACCACAG GTGCTCCAGTAGCTGCCTCAGCAGTCACTGATGCCGACTGTTTGAGTCATGGAAGTGCAGACAGCTCGAGCGAGGTCAACGGTGAGGAGAACAGTGTATTTGCCCCCAGCCATGACATGGAAGACGTAGCAgataaccactgcagcgcag AGAGACAGTGTGATCAAGGATATGGATCCAAGGATGAGCTGCACCAGGAGTTGGCTGAACCGTTGCACGCTGCACTTCCGCCGGCTGATGAGAGAAACGATACCAAAGCACAGCATAATG GAGGGGACATAGCTGGCTCAGTGGACAGTGCAGTAGCAGTGGGAGAGCCCCACAGTCCTGTCGATGGGTTGCCGCATGTCCACAGTATTGTTAGGCTGTCCACGGGAAGCTTTGACGGAGAAACGG GTAAAGGGAAGCTGTTCAGGAGACACAGCAAGAACGATAACGTGTCACTTACCGATGACGATCCCTCGCTGCCGTCCCCGGCCGTAGCTCACCAGTCTCAGCATCAGCGGCAGAAATCCTTCTCTGAACGCAGCTGCAGCTTCAGCGCTGAAACTCGTGCTGGAATGCTCTCTGAGGCAGGCATGGACCACATGGCCAGCCGAATGGGAGCTGATGCTCGTATCCTTGCTGGAGTCCTCTCAGGAGGTCAAAGCCCACCCCCTAATATTGTGCCCAAACCACTTTTTAAAGACTTGGAGGAAGAGCCTGAGGAAAATCAGGGGTTGAGGCTTAAAAAGCTTCCAGAAGAAGAGGACCCAGAAACCgcagaagaaagaaagacagacgacAAAGAGCTGAAGGGTACCGAAGTAAATAGGGAGAaacaagtaagaaaaaacactgaaactaatGAAGATGATTCTGGAGTGCGAGGACCCATTTTGGAGAGGGCCGACGTGGAAGTGGGAGCTGACCCACTGTCACGTCTGGTGTCAGAGAGCGAAGAGTCGGCCTCTGTCAACAGTCAGGAACCGCCACGCTCCGTGCCTGCTGTGGTGTCCCGTAACCTGGCTGAGGAGATCGAGCTGTACATGAGCTTGAAAACCCCGCTGGGTACCAAATCCTCCAGCATGGAGCTCCAGCAGCCGCAGGTAGACTCCACGGATGCACCTCAGCCCAAACAGACTCTGGAGCGGAGGTCCAGCCTCCCAGTGCCTCCTGTGAAAACCCCAACTGGCTCACCGAGCAACACCCCCAAACGCAGCCCCAGCACTGTAACCCGCTCCAAGACTTTTGCAGTAAAGACAAAGACGCCTGCGAGCTCTACAGCGAGCCCGGGCCAGCGATCGTCCTCACTGACCGCACTGGTCAAGTCCTCTCAGGGGGGGTCGCTGGGCTCGGTCTTTAACACCATTTCAGGTATCAAGATGGACACGTTCTTAACAGGGCCTAAAATCGATGTGCTCAAGTCAAGCATGAAGCAGGCAGCAAACGTGGCCAGCAAAGTGTGGGGGGCAGTGGCATCCGCTTACGCCGATTCAGATGATGAG GATGAAGCTCAGGCTGGTGGCGGTGGCTTCCCAGCTCGTCTGGATGAAAATATGCTGGCTGCACATGACTTGGATGACAGTCCTGAGAGAAAAGGCATCCCAGGTTTGGTGGCTAATGGTCTGAACCAGAGCTGCACCAGCCTGggcggcagcagcagcggcagcagtGACACGGGCCGAGGGACCACACAGACAC ATCTGATTCCAGGGCGCCCGGGCAGAGGTCCTGACTCTGAGCAAAGCTCCTCGCATCACGCCTCCTCCTCGAGTATTTTCCAGAACTGTGCACTGGAG GTGCTGATGTCCAGTTGCTCCCAGTGTCGCTCCTGTGAAGCGCTGGTGTACGACGAGGAGATCATGGCAGGCTGGACAGCTGATGATTCCAACCTCAATACCAACTGTCCTTTCTGTCAGACGGTCTTTCTTCCCTTATTGCACATCGAGTTTCACGACCTGCGCACGATGACAGG GTTTTATGTGAATCCCAGTGCCTCAGGGGACAGCATCCACAGCACAAGCACCCACCCCACAGCTAGCAGCGCGGCTGACATTAAGACACCAGACCTTATCACTTTCGCTGAAGATGAACCGAGGGAGACCGCTGAAAATACTCCAGGAGCACAGAAGAG TTTGATTCCAGGGCCGGTACAGTCAGATCCCCTGGGTCTCCTGGAGCACCAGGCAGCATGTAAGCAGCAGAAAGGCACCGGGACATCTTTGACACGTAGCAACAGTGTTGGAGGACCTCTGCAAAGCCTGGACTATTCTCAGAGACCTGGACATGGTGTTTCCACCACCAGCCTTCCCTGCAGTTTGCAGGAAGTGCAA GACGGCATGGGGACAAAGCGGCCAAATCCCAAACCAGTGTCTGTGCCGTACCTCAGCCCCTTGGTACTGCGCAAGGAGCTGGAAACCTTGCTGGAGAATGAGGGAGATCAG GTGATCTACACCCACAAGTTCCTCAGCCAGCACCCAATCATTTTCTGGAACCTGGTGTGGTATTTCCGCCGCTTGGACCTGCCCTCTCACCTGCCCGGTCTCATCCTCACTTCTGAACACTGCAACAACGGAGTGCAG CTGCCTCTGACGTCACTGCCACAGGACAGTAAGCAGGTGTACGTACAGCTCCTGTGGGACAATATCAACCTGCACCAAGAACCCGGAGAACCACTTTACCTGCTCTGGAGGACCTTTT TGGAGAAGAGGGGAACTCTGGGGCCAACAGACCACCAGGAGAGCCGCACTCTCCTCAACACCATTGTTCGCAACATCCAGACCAACGACGTCTACGGGCCGATCAACCTGCTGATCCGAGAGATCAAACGGCGTCCAGAAGGGCTCAAACGGCAGAG GAGCGTCTATAGAGAAATACTGTTTCTGTCACTGGTGGCTTTGGGACGGGAGAACATCGACGTAG AGGCCTTCGACAGAGAGTACCACAGCGCATACAACCAGCTGAGCGCGGAGCAGCGCAAGTCTCTGCACTGCATCGATCGCCCGCCTACTCCCAGCGTCCAGTGGTGCCTTAAATGTTTTGGAGCGCCTTTCGTCTGA